The window TTATCGATTCCTTTTGAAATGAGTGGCGAAATAAATTCTATTATTGGCATATTTTTGGTCCCTTGATACCACTCCAAGCCTAAACAGAGAGCGTTTGCTAAGTTAAAGATTGTCGACTTAAAAGTAAAAAGCCCAAACCGGTTTGCGATCCAAAAATCTGATGCGAATGGACAACGTTTTAAAATCACACAGCAGCTTTGTGGTAAACGAAGTGAAGCGGAAGCTGAATTATCCACTACGTTAAAACGCCCTTAGGATAATCAAAAGATTACCCTAAGGGCGTTTTTGAACTTGAATGAAGCTATTACTTAAGTGCAGCCGCAGCCTGCTCGTCAGCCTGGACTGCAAGCCCAATAACATAATTGACCAAGAAGGCATCAACCAAAGAAAGCGCGTAATCACGACCGATTGGCAACATATCTGGTGTCAAAAGCTCTTCATCAATATATTTTTCCGCATTCCATAATTTACGGGTCAATTGAGGATTTTCTGCTTCTATCCTATCTAAAACATCCTCAAATTTCGCGTTTGCTACTTCAATAAATTCGTTACGATCCGCCCCAACCAATGGCAAGGCAGAAATTTGTACAGTAGTTTTCATTTTCTCTTCTATTTTTTTTGGTTTTATAATTTGATTTTCATTTGATGGTTTTTCCATCCTGACCAAACGATAATCAAAAACATAAGTGTCATGACCATCTACATCGGCAAAAACCTGCTTGAAAATATCAAGTTTATACTCATCATCTAATATTACATTGTTTTCATTTTCTATATCCGTGAAATAATCAACCCACTCTTCATAGCTGATTTTGTGTTGGTTATCAAATAGCAGCCTGGCTAATTCCAATGCAGGCATGGAAGCCTTTAGCATTTCCGTCCATTTTTTGAATCCAACCAATTTCGCAATAATGTGCTGTGCATTCATCAGGGTAAAACTACCTTCATCAATATCGAAGTCGGTAACCAGTGCATCTACATCGAAAAATTTTGGCGTATACTCAAATAAATGATTGCCTAACGATGGATCAAAATAAGGTTTTTGGGTTTTGAAATCTTTGTATAGATTTTTTGCCTGGAGTTTGAAGTACTCAATAGTTTTCATAATACAATCCTTTTGTACCAGCTTAATTATCCTTTTTTTTGCGTTCGTAATCTTGTGTGGATAATAAGCAAGTAGGTTTGCATTATTAAACTATTGGCTGATGAAATCTTTGCACGAACGGGCATGCTTGCCAACAAGCATACACAATTATAGAGATAAAAATTCTCAATTCCAATACCTGAAGCAAATTTATAAAATCGCTTTACAAAAGAATATAATCCTCCCTTTGGCCCTCGGTCATTTCAACCCTTATGATGAAATCAGCAAATTTTATCTATTGGGTAGCGGATGTAGAGTTTTACGTCCTTCAATACGCGCAAAAGGCTACGTTCAAATCGGTGGTAATTCGGCAATAGTCCGGCTATTCTTGTATCTGGTACAGACCTAACTTAGCGCTTATTATTTAATTACATAATATAAATAATATGGATGCAATACTGCGCCTTAACTCCGGGAACATGATTGAAACACTTTTTTTGAACTTAGAACATATTTATTTGAGCATAATCTTTCTCTGTATAGCCTTACTACTAATAATGGGTTTCGCCGCTTATCTATATAAAGGAAGCATAAAACCAAATGAAAAGAAATCGATGGTATTCAAGTTTTGGCTATTCAGCTTTACAATCAGCCATAAAAAAAATAAGGACTTGGATGATGAAACTACAGAAGACTAACTCATTTTATAACTCTATAAACCTTTCAATTTCCTCAGAAAGGGCAATCTTCAAGTGACAGCTTAAAACGAAAAATATTTTTTTTATCTTCTCAGAAGCTGGTGTTTTTTTGATCAATGGGAATCCTCTTTCCCTAAGATCATCGGCCTTGAGGAAATCCTTGGTGTTATTATTGAATTTAAGCGACCAAAATTGTTCAAAATAAGGGATCAACTGAAAATTATAAAATGAAGTTATCGTGTTTTTGAAAGTAGCATCTAAAGTTACCAGATTAGCAAGTTGGAGATCTGCCGCTTTTGACGAGTCTGAAAAAGTGCTTAATAAAAAACAAGCAATAACATAGATGAAATCTTTATTGGCACTTTCTTGCTTATTATGCATCTCTATAAATTCAGGATAATCCAAGCCATCAAGCATAATTTTTTCAAAAATCGATTTAGCGTAATTGAACTCATTAAGGTCTACCACATTGTATTTTCCGGGGTCAAATAAGCTATCAATGCTAGTCTGATAGTATTCTTTTTTTAGATCACCGCTCAAAATTCTTAACGAAAAGTCTAGCGACACAGGAAAAAGGATATATAAGTACACTGCAAGATCATCATTGAGCGATCTTGATGACCGGGCTTGCTTAATAAATTCTGCCTGTTCTTTACCGGCATCGCCCTCCTTCACTTTCTTTTCAGCTCCCAGATAAAATTGTTGAACCTCGGCGAGCATGTTGTACCCCTGCAAATACCTCCTATCGCTTATCGGGTAAAAAACAAACTTTTGGATTAAAGCCAAAAATTTTGGTTCATCCCTTGCCCATCTCCAAAAACTCTTTCCGGATGAACACGTACTTTTTTACAAAGCACTGCTTATTCAATCGGCTAGACTGCCCGAATTGGTCTGGAATAATCCCCAAGAAAGACATCTACGCCACATGGGCTATGGCATCCCAAGTTTGGATCGTGCAATTGACAATAACCCTCACCGTATTACCTTCACCGAAACCGGAAAAATTGCTCCTAAAAAAGCCAAAATATTTTCAGTTAAAGTACCTGATGAAATGCGTGGGCAGGGTGACGCTTTTGATATCTTAATAGAAGTATCCCTGTGTTACACTGCCGAACCCAGAAGAACCAGAAAGGCAATTAGATCATACCTTTCGACATGGCTCACCTGGGAATCCAGTAAATTGGGCCAAAGTTCACAGGCATTCCATACCGACGTATTAAAAGAAATGGAGGAAAACGACTGGGATCAGGACCTTGATGAGCCGATTGATCCCCATTCGATCAAATGGTCAATCTGGAGCAATAGTCAATGGGGAAAAATCAAAGGAGCTAGAAGACAAGCTAGTGCCAACCAGAAAGATTGGGTTGTATTAAAATCATTCGATTTGCCACCAGAGCTTTCATTTGCCGTAATCGGCCATAAGGGATGGGAAAACGATCTTGAGCAGGAAGTTCCCTACGCCTTTGTAGTTAGCTTTGAGATTCTGAATGCCGAAATTGAAATTTACGAAATCATGCAGCGCGTGAATATTGAGATTCCGATTCAGGCAACCGTATAGAATTTGTAGAACTTATGAATATCTGAATTTATGGAAAATGACACTTGGAATATTTCGGCCGAAAACACCGCAAATATCGATAAAGATATTGCCACCTACATTATAGAACAAGCGGAGAAGTCACTAAAGTATTCCATCGAGGTTGCAGACAAGACCACTGCAAAATCAATAACGCTACTTTTGATCTTATTACCCGCAACCTCCACAATCGTAGGTTTTCTCGTAAACGCACTTAAACAGAACAAGGGCCTGCTTACAGCCGAAACCTTACTTTTGATGTATTTCCTTCTGGTCTGTATCATATCGATCATTTTTGTTGTAAAACTGATGCTGCCCCGTAATACAATGGCCCCTGGACGGGATCCCAAGCAATTAATTATCGATGAACTTCTGCAACGAGTGGAATATACAAGCGAGCAGAAGTTACTAGCTTATAAAATTAATGAGATCAAGAATTTCCAGCATAAAATAACATACAACCGTAAACAAAACAATGCGCGGATACTCCGTTTTAAATACATATTAATCTACACAGGACTCACCGCAATTATGGGGCTACTGACCTATATATCTATCGTATATCTTTTGGCTGTTCACCTGTTGTAGGCTGTGGGGAATCTACCGGTATCTCCGAATAATCAATTGGATCTATCATGTTTATATCTTTATTTGAAAGTAAAGATATAAACTCCAGTTTATTTTCTGTTACCTGCGATCATTTTTTTCTGAATCGACTTTGCGATCTGGTCACAATCAACTTCCTCGTCCCGAATTGGTATATCATGCGATATTCGCCTCCAATACAGGCTTATTCCAAATGGCAACAATATTAAATTATATCCCTAATTTAGCATCTTTAACCTCTCATTTTAACAACAGTGGATTACCAAAAAAAAATAAAAGAACAATTAAGTAATGGCCTCATTATTCCAGTAGTTGGCGCTGGTGTCTCATATGCTACTTCAGGAATACCAGGTTGGAAAGGATTAATAGAAAATGGCCTGGCCTATGCGGCCAACAGTCTCGGAGTTTCACCGGATAAAATCCTCGAAGCAAATGACTTGTTAAAGGAAAATAAGCTAACAGCAGCAGCAGACATTGTAAAGAACCTCTTGAATGCTCCGGGACATCCGTTCACAAATTGGCTGAATTATAATTTCGAAAGGCCTGAGATTAAATCCACAGATTTGATTCAAAGCATACAGAACCTTTGTCAACCAATTATCGCCACTACAAATTATGACGATTTGCTCAGGACTGTCGGTTCGGCACAGACTGATATGGCATTGGATTGGTCGCAACATGAAGAAATACAATCCTGTTTAAGTCAGCATAGGCGGTTTATCCTTCATTTACATGGTCTCTATACCAGACCCACTACTCCAATTTTCGGAGCAGGTGACTACGAAAACCTTAGAAATCAGCTTGGTTATAAGACAATACTGAACCAACTATGGATGCATAGACACTTTCTTTTTATAGGGTGCAGCCGTGATGGAGTAATGGATGAGGACTTTATGAGTGTTCTGAAACTTATGCAAGAGTGGTTTCCCGGCCAGCAGAAAGAACACTATATCTTGATGTCGGATAAAGAAATTGGATCTCAGCAGCATTTGGAGTTACTGCAGAAATGTAATGTACACTTGGTTCCTTTTGGAAAAGATTACAATGAACTTCCGCATTTTATTAACCACATAAATCCAAACGCGAAAGAAATCGTCCAGCGTTACAATCAACAAAAAGAACGTGCATTTGAGGGAATCCGATCGATACTGGAAGCGCAGCAAAATATTGATGTTGACCAGACAGTTAAGGAATTTATTAAGGAAAATCTTGGCTTACCCTACTATTGGTTATCGAATGATAAGATAAAGATTTTCATGGATGCTCTTGAAAATTATAATTCTGGGATACAAAAGAAAAGGGAAAAATTTGTGAACCTTCAGGTTATGATGCGGGCAATAATAAATATATCGGATCTGAAAAGCAAGATCGCCCTTTGGGCTAAGAACTCCCATGAGACAAATCATCTTAACAATATCGATTTTATAAATATGGGGATTTTAGCATGGGAATTACTCATCAGTATACCAGAAGAGATTCTCGAAGAGATTAAAATCAGGGACTTAAGGGTTGTACACCATGCCTATTTTGCAGGTACCCTTAGCAGCTTTTATCATGAAGCCAAAAGCTGGAAAGATTCAGGTAAACCGGAAGATCTAGATGGCGATAGGTATTTTTTCGAAAATCTTGTTCGTATTATGAACTCTTTGCTTGGAATTCTTGAATTGAATGTTAATGATCTCTATAATGAAAAACCGGTAGCCAAAATTGCCGTTGAATTACCAAAGGAATTTGTTTTGGCCGTGTGTCCAAAAAGCATCTCTATTACAAAGTCAGAAGACATCAGTGAGGTCGTAGCTGAATTACCTTGGGATGAAAGCCTTGAATTTTCTTTCGCGACAGTAATTACAGTTGGTCACACCAAGATCGTGATTGGATTCAATTCACAATACTGTTTCAAATGGAACCCGACCGAAGAACTTACCGCCACGAATTTTTTCGAAATAAACAAAGATGAAGTGATTGTAGAATTAGAGGTATTGAACCAGGGCCAGCATATTGTCTTAGAGATCTATACTTCCAAACGCAAAATTTTGATGGTGAATTTTTCTGACACCAATGAAACGAAACTTGAAAAAGGTTTTGTAAATTACGTAAAGTTATTGCTTAATGGGAAAACCTATTGTAAAGGAAGAATAGAAAAGAGCTTCCGAGGCGCAAGTGTCTTTGAACTCTCCTCACTCGGTGAATATCATCCAAAGATAACATCTGTTTCTTTGTGGGAACAATTATTAGAAATACCGGAAATTAATGCCGAGTATCATGATTATTTAAAACAGGAAAATTTTGACTCGAGAAGAAATGACATACTGTATCCTTATGTAGCAGACATTTCTTTAAGTAAAGTCGGATGGATTGACAAGGAACTGTTAGCCCTAAAGATCAGATTTGGCTTTACCGGTCCTGACTCGACTGCTATATTTATTATAGATCCCTCTATTGGCTATGAAAAGCCTATTTTTAAAATCTATTTCCCACACAAAATCTGTTTTTGTTTTGACACGTTCTCTTATGGCGAAAATGTAGACCTAATTGTTGGTTATCTAGATTTCAACGATGTAGGAAATCTTGTACAACACTTCGAAAAAATCCAACAAGCTGCACAAATGACAGCCTATAATCAACCAGGATTATTTCCTCAGGAAATCTTAAGCAGAACGCAAATTAGGGATATGTTTTATACCACACTTGTATCCCCTAATCGAGCACTTCTAATTGAAGAGGGTAAAATTCTGCATGATGTAAATTTGCGAACACAGCAAAATGTGACCATAGAATTTGAAGATCGCATACGATCAGTACGTTACTTTCAATAGCACTTAAATACATAATTTTATCCCTGGAAAACAGATCCAAGGCTTCACTATTGGCACTTTAGTTCTGCCGGGGATAAAAAACCATCCCATCAAAA is drawn from Pedobacter sp. HDW13 and contains these coding sequences:
- a CDS encoding SIR2 family protein codes for the protein MDYQKKIKEQLSNGLIIPVVGAGVSYATSGIPGWKGLIENGLAYAANSLGVSPDKILEANDLLKENKLTAAADIVKNLLNAPGHPFTNWLNYNFERPEIKSTDLIQSIQNLCQPIIATTNYDDLLRTVGSAQTDMALDWSQHEEIQSCLSQHRRFILHLHGLYTRPTTPIFGAGDYENLRNQLGYKTILNQLWMHRHFLFIGCSRDGVMDEDFMSVLKLMQEWFPGQQKEHYILMSDKEIGSQQHLELLQKCNVHLVPFGKDYNELPHFINHINPNAKEIVQRYNQQKERAFEGIRSILEAQQNIDVDQTVKEFIKENLGLPYYWLSNDKIKIFMDALENYNSGIQKKREKFVNLQVMMRAIINISDLKSKIALWAKNSHETNHLNNIDFINMGILAWELLISIPEEILEEIKIRDLRVVHHAYFAGTLSSFYHEAKSWKDSGKPEDLDGDRYFFENLVRIMNSLLGILELNVNDLYNEKPVAKIAVELPKEFVLAVCPKSISITKSEDISEVVAELPWDESLEFSFATVITVGHTKIVIGFNSQYCFKWNPTEELTATNFFEINKDEVIVELEVLNQGQHIVLEIYTSKRKILMVNFSDTNETKLEKGFVNYVKLLLNGKTYCKGRIEKSFRGASVFELSSLGEYHPKITSVSLWEQLLEIPEINAEYHDYLKQENFDSRRNDILYPYVADISLSKVGWIDKELLALKIRFGFTGPDSTAIFIIDPSIGYEKPIFKIYFPHKICFCFDTFSYGENVDLIVGYLDFNDVGNLVQHFEKIQQAAQMTAYNQPGLFPQEILSRTQIRDMFYTTLVSPNRALLIEEGKILHDVNLRTQQNVTIEFEDRIRSVRYFQ